A section of the Streptomyces sp. CG1 genome encodes:
- a CDS encoding NYN domain-containing protein, with translation MDRCIVLVDAGYLLGAAASLLAGEPSRSRITVDHTALIQGLRERAESETERPLLRIYWFDGAPDRVPQPEHRRLRVMPRVTVRLGALTRSDGRWAQKGVDAAMHAELTELARNRACSDVVLVTGDGDLLPGMMAAKEHGVAVHLWAVQAADGDYNQSEDLVAEADERRVLDRAWITQAVRAKELTGVCAPPPVPRPEIAAILSAPLPDSALAATAERPAEQGAPPAAAATENGTQERAAAAKGVPTPKDLAALRAPGAQPVQHPATATLRWSSDKGWVDRPGAVTEPPDVAAMPTLAQLTTAEQRWADREEDITTVGGDPYEVGQVFARRWMSRLGDQGHLQKLSQLYPRIPHRIDGELLRYAARFGLLAHKDDQIDEHDRYAIRAGFWREIDVPASAESASAGE, from the coding sequence GTGGACCGCTGCATTGTCCTGGTGGACGCCGGGTACTTGCTGGGAGCCGCCGCCAGCCTCCTCGCCGGTGAGCCTTCGCGGTCCCGGATCACCGTCGACCACACCGCGTTGATCCAGGGTCTGCGTGAACGCGCCGAGTCGGAGACCGAGCGCCCGCTGCTGCGCATCTACTGGTTCGACGGCGCCCCCGACCGCGTCCCCCAACCGGAGCATCGCCGGCTGCGCGTGATGCCCCGTGTCACGGTCCGGCTCGGCGCCCTCACCCGCAGCGACGGACGCTGGGCACAGAAGGGCGTCGACGCCGCCATGCACGCCGAGCTGACCGAGCTGGCCCGCAACCGCGCCTGCTCCGACGTCGTCCTCGTCACCGGCGACGGCGATCTGCTGCCCGGCATGATGGCCGCCAAGGAGCACGGCGTCGCCGTCCACCTGTGGGCCGTACAGGCCGCCGACGGCGACTACAACCAGTCCGAGGACCTGGTCGCCGAGGCCGACGAGCGGCGCGTCCTGGACCGCGCCTGGATCACCCAGGCCGTCCGCGCCAAGGAGCTGACCGGCGTCTGCGCCCCGCCGCCCGTGCCCCGGCCCGAGATCGCAGCGATCCTGTCCGCGCCGCTGCCCGATTCCGCGCTCGCGGCGACGGCCGAGCGGCCGGCCGAGCAGGGCGCGCCCCCGGCGGCGGCCGCGACGGAGAACGGCACGCAGGAGCGGGCCGCTGCCGCCAAGGGCGTCCCCACTCCCAAGGACCTCGCCGCGCTGCGCGCCCCCGGCGCGCAGCCGGTGCAGCACCCCGCGACCGCGACCCTGCGCTGGTCCTCCGACAAGGGCTGGGTGGACCGGCCGGGCGCCGTCACCGAGCCGCCCGACGTCGCCGCCATGCCGACGCTCGCCCAGCTCACCACGGCCGAGCAGCGGTGGGCCGACCGCGAGGAGGACATCACCACCGTCGGCGGCGACCCGTACGAGGTCGGGCAGGTCTTCGCCCGCCGCTGGATGTCCCGGCTCGGCGACCAGGGCCATCTGCAGAAGCTGTCGCAGCTGTATCCGCGCATCCCGCACCGCATCGACGGAGAGCTGCTGCGGTACGCCGCGCGGTTCGGGCTGCTCGCCCACAAGGACGACCAGATCGACGAACACGACCGTTACGCCATTCGGGCGGGGTTCTGGCGGGAGATCGACGTACCGGCTTCGGCGGAGAGCGCGTCCGCGGGGGAGTGA
- a CDS encoding dienelactone hydrolase family protein, which produces MNIMLFHSTYGLRPAVREAADRLRAVGHEVWTPDLFEGRTFDTVEEGMEFKEQIGKDELLKRAVLAAAPYSDRGLVYAGFSLGASIAQTLALGDDKARGLLLLHGTSDIAPNTQVDELPVQLHVAEPDPFETDDWLTAWYLQMGRAGADVEVYRYAGAGHLYTDPELPDYDAEAAEATWRVALGFLDGLENA; this is translated from the coding sequence ATGAACATCATGCTTTTTCACTCGACCTACGGCCTGCGCCCCGCGGTGCGCGAGGCCGCGGACCGGCTGCGCGCGGTCGGGCACGAGGTGTGGACGCCGGACCTCTTCGAGGGGCGCACGTTCGACACCGTCGAGGAGGGCATGGAGTTCAAGGAGCAGATCGGCAAGGACGAGCTGCTCAAGCGGGCCGTGCTGGCGGCGGCTCCGTACTCGGACCGCGGGCTGGTCTACGCCGGGTTCTCGCTCGGCGCCTCCATCGCCCAGACCCTCGCCCTCGGCGACGACAAGGCGCGCGGGCTGCTGCTTCTGCACGGCACGTCGGACATCGCGCCGAACACGCAGGTGGACGAACTGCCCGTGCAACTGCATGTGGCCGAGCCCGACCCGTTCGAGACGGACGACTGGCTGACCGCCTGGTATCTGCAGATGGGCCGGGCGGGCGCCGATGTGGAGGTCTACCGGTACGCCGGCGCCGGGCACCTGTACACCGACCCCGAGCTGCCGGACTACGACGCCGAGGCCGCCGAGGCCACCTGGCGGGTGGCACTCGGCTTCCTGGACGGCCTGGAGAACGCGTAG
- a CDS encoding ABC transporter ATP-binding protein: MSTRAAQAPRYDEVVRVRGLGKTYPAVRGRRGAPGTPEVRATDGVELDVRRGEVFGLLGPNGAGKSTLVRQLTGLLRPDSGSVEILGHDIVRHPERAARLLAYLGQESSALDELTVSLAAETTGRLRGLEARRARAERDAVLEELGLTPIAGRALKKLSGGQRRLACLAAALIGERPLLVLDEPTTGMDPVARRAVWAAMDRRRAERGTTVLLVTHNVIEAETVLDRVAVLDQGRVIACDTPAGLKERVADEVRVELVWRERAPLEVPEVAALRERAMESGRRWTLRLAPEEARAVVATVTGGSAFAALDDFTLATPSLEDVYLALGGAARQGLVKA; encoded by the coding sequence GTGAGTACGCGCGCGGCACAGGCACCTCGGTATGACGAGGTCGTACGCGTGCGCGGGCTCGGCAAGACCTATCCAGCCGTGAGAGGGCGGCGCGGTGCGCCCGGCACGCCCGAGGTGCGGGCCACCGACGGGGTCGAGCTGGATGTGCGGCGCGGCGAGGTCTTCGGGCTGCTCGGGCCGAACGGCGCCGGCAAGTCCACCCTCGTACGACAGCTCACCGGGCTGCTCCGGCCGGACAGCGGCAGCGTCGAGATCCTCGGGCACGACATCGTCCGGCACCCCGAACGGGCCGCGCGCCTCCTCGCCTACCTCGGTCAGGAGTCCTCCGCGCTGGACGAGCTGACCGTCTCCCTCGCCGCCGAGACCACCGGACGCCTGCGCGGCCTGGAGGCTCGGCGGGCGCGGGCCGAGCGGGACGCCGTACTGGAGGAGCTGGGGCTCACGCCGATCGCCGGGCGGGCGCTGAAGAAGCTGTCCGGCGGGCAGCGGCGGCTCGCCTGCCTCGCCGCCGCCCTCATCGGCGAGCGGCCGCTGCTCGTGCTGGACGAGCCGACCACCGGCATGGACCCGGTGGCCCGGCGCGCGGTCTGGGCGGCCATGGACCGGCGGCGCGCCGAACGCGGTACGACCGTGCTGCTGGTCACCCACAACGTCATCGAGGCCGAGACCGTGCTCGACCGGGTCGCCGTGCTCGACCAGGGGCGGGTCATCGCCTGCGACACCCCCGCCGGACTGAAGGAACGGGTCGCCGACGAGGTGCGGGTCGAGCTGGTGTGGCGGGAGCGGGCGCCGCTGGAGGTGCCCGAGGTCGCCGCGCTGCGCGAGCGCGCGATGGAGTCCGGGCGGCGCTGGACGCTGCGGCTCGCCCCCGAGGAGGCCCGCGCCGTCGTCGCCACCGTGACCGGCGGGTCCGCCTTCGCCGCCCTGGACGACTTCACGCTCGCCACGCCCAGCCTGGAGGACGTCTACCTGGCGCTGGGCGGCGCGGCCCGGCAGGGGCTGGTGAAGGCGTGA
- a CDS encoding thioredoxin domain-containing protein: MSKRNSQSAKTAARERLRQERERQAKRDKARRQVIVAASVVAVLAAAGGIGYAVVQANKPTGWDAVKDQKLVKPANTTGADGTTVVIGKSTAKKTLSMYEDPRCPVCAQFEQSVGSTLRKGVTDGKFKFQYVGATFIDNNIPGTGSKNALSALGAALNVSPEAFLEYKSALYSAQYHPDEQDDKFKDDAYLLKVADTVSALKGNTKFQNDVKNGTFDKWALVMNDKFDADGQKYKFSGTPTLMMDGKVLTTDGKNPPMSVADFNRVVDAALKG, from the coding sequence ATGAGCAAGCGGAACAGCCAGTCGGCGAAGACGGCGGCCCGGGAGCGGCTGCGCCAGGAGCGCGAGCGGCAGGCCAAGCGGGACAAGGCCAGGCGGCAGGTCATAGTGGCCGCCTCGGTCGTGGCCGTGCTGGCCGCGGCCGGTGGCATCGGCTACGCCGTCGTCCAGGCGAACAAGCCCACCGGGTGGGACGCGGTGAAGGACCAGAAGCTGGTCAAGCCCGCCAACACCACCGGGGCGGACGGCACGACCGTGGTCATCGGCAAGAGCACCGCCAAGAAGACCCTCTCGATGTACGAGGACCCGCGCTGCCCGGTCTGCGCCCAGTTCGAGCAGAGCGTGGGCTCGACGCTGCGGAAGGGTGTCACCGACGGCAAGTTCAAGTTCCAGTACGTCGGGGCCACGTTCATCGACAACAACATCCCGGGCACGGGTTCGAAGAACGCGCTGAGCGCCCTGGGCGCCGCGCTGAACGTCAGCCCCGAGGCGTTCCTGGAGTACAAGTCGGCGCTCTACTCGGCGCAGTACCACCCCGACGAGCAGGACGACAAGTTCAAGGACGACGCGTACCTGCTCAAGGTGGCCGACACGGTCAGCGCCCTCAAGGGCAACACGAAGTTCCAGAACGACGTCAAGAACGGCACGTTCGACAAGTGGGCGCTCGTCATGAACGACAAGTTCGACGCGGACGGCCAGAAGTACAAGTTCTCGGGCACGCCCACACTGATGATGGACGGCAAGGTGCTCACCACCGACGGGAAGAACCCGCCGATGTCGGTGGCCGACTTCAATCGCGTGGTGGACGCGGCCCTCAAGGGCTGA
- a CDS encoding DUF2252 domain-containing protein, producing the protein MSVPQLSDEQRGEEILAVFDTAFGRLLAADPAAFRVKFRKMAASAFAFYRGTACLYYHDLDAEKRGGPYLDDRTSRVWIHGDLHAENFGTYMDSNGRLVFNVNDFDEAYVGPFTWDLKRFSASIALIGYAKALGDEQITELVSVYAAAYRERIHALATGAKSDEVPPFTLDTAEGPLLGALRAARSLTRFELLESMTEIRDFERRFAPGGGSIELDAATRYKVLAAFDGYLETLPDSSLARPDSYRVKDVVGRRGIGIGSAGLPSYNILLEGHSDALENDVVIYIKQAQTPAVSRHITDQAIAGYFQHEGHRTVISQRALQAHADPWLGWTELDGAGQLVAEVSPYAVDLDWSDIDDPEEIALVVADLGRATATMHAAADDTSGESLVPFSTERAIDAALAADEEGFAPLLVDFAHSYGARARADHQIFVDLFRNGRIPGL; encoded by the coding sequence ATGTCGGTCCCCCAGCTCAGCGACGAGCAGCGCGGCGAGGAGATCCTCGCCGTCTTCGACACCGCCTTCGGCCGGCTCCTGGCCGCCGACCCGGCCGCGTTCCGGGTGAAGTTCCGGAAGATGGCGGCCTCGGCCTTCGCGTTCTACCGGGGCACGGCGTGCCTCTACTACCACGACCTCGACGCGGAGAAGCGCGGCGGCCCGTACCTGGACGACCGCACCTCGCGCGTGTGGATCCACGGCGATCTGCACGCGGAGAACTTCGGCACGTACATGGACTCCAACGGCCGGCTGGTCTTCAACGTCAACGACTTCGACGAGGCCTACGTCGGCCCGTTCACCTGGGACCTGAAGCGCTTCTCGGCATCGATCGCGCTGATCGGGTACGCGAAGGCGCTCGGCGACGAGCAGATCACCGAGCTGGTCTCGGTCTACGCGGCCGCCTACCGCGAGCGCATCCATGCCCTGGCCACGGGCGCCAAGAGCGACGAGGTGCCGCCGTTCACCCTGGACACCGCCGAGGGCCCGCTGCTGGGCGCGCTGCGAGCCGCCCGTTCGCTGACCCGCTTCGAGCTGCTGGAGTCGATGACCGAGATCCGCGACTTCGAGCGCCGCTTCGCGCCGGGCGGCGGCTCCATCGAGCTGGACGCGGCCACGCGTTACAAGGTTCTCGCGGCCTTCGACGGCTATCTGGAGACGCTGCCGGACTCCTCCCTGGCCCGCCCGGACTCCTACCGTGTCAAGGACGTCGTCGGCCGCCGGGGCATCGGCATCGGCTCGGCCGGCCTGCCGTCGTACAACATCCTCCTGGAGGGCCACAGCGACGCCCTGGAGAACGACGTCGTGATCTACATCAAGCAGGCCCAGACCCCGGCCGTCTCCCGGCACATCACGGATCAGGCCATCGCCGGATACTTCCAGCACGAGGGGCACCGCACGGTGATCTCCCAGCGCGCCCTGCAGGCGCACGCCGATCCGTGGCTCGGCTGGACCGAGCTGGACGGCGCGGGCCAGCTGGTGGCCGAGGTCTCGCCGTACGCCGTCGACCTGGACTGGAGCGACATCGACGACCCGGAGGAGATCGCGCTGGTCGTCGCCGACCTGGGCCGGGCCACGGCGACGATGCACGCGGCCGCCGACGACACCTCCGGCGAGTCCCTGGTGCCGTTCTCCACCGAGCGGGCCATCGACGCGGCACTCGCGGCCGACGAGGAGGGCTTCGCGCCCCTCCTGGTGGACTTCGCGCACAGCTACGGCGCACGCGCGCGTGCCGACCACCAGATCTTCGTCGACCTGTTCCGCAACGGCCGGATCCCGGGGCTGTAA
- a CDS encoding alkaline phosphatase: protein MTSRKRSLSAAESLTSPSPRRRTVVKAAAATAVLAAPLAATFPARAAGLAPAFLHGVASGDPLPDGVLLWTRVTPAPEAVPGSGLGPDTEVSWVVARDKAFTGIVAKGSVKATAASDHTVKADVRGLQPATDYWFRFSAGGTDSPAARTRTAPAADAAVSGLRLGVVTCANWEAGYFAAYRHLANRNDLDAWLHLGDYIYEYKSGEYAARGTIVRPHAPANEIITLADYRTRHGKYKTDPDLQALHLKAPVVAIWDDHEFADNAWSGGAVNHTEGAEGTWTARKAAAKQAYFEWMPVRPAIAGTTYRRLRFGKLADLSLLDLRSFRSQQASAGSGSVDDPNRTMTGRAQLDWLKAGLKASDTKWRLVGNSVMIAPFVIGSLTADLLKPLAKLLDLPQDGIGVNTDQWDGYTHDRRELLDHLRSNAIGNTVFLTGDIHMSWANDVPVDAGTYPLSPSAATEFVITSVTSDNLDDIVKVPEGTVSAVAAPLIEAANRHVHWVDTDRHGYGVLDITADRAQMDYYVLSDRTDANATSKWERSYRTRSGTQKVERTYAPV from the coding sequence GTGACCAGTCGTAAAAGATCACTTTCGGCCGCCGAAAGCCTCACCTCCCCCTCGCCCCGCCGCCGTACGGTCGTCAAGGCCGCAGCGGCGACCGCCGTGCTGGCCGCCCCGCTCGCCGCCACCTTTCCGGCACGCGCCGCCGGCCTGGCCCCCGCCTTTCTGCACGGTGTCGCCTCCGGTGACCCGCTGCCCGACGGCGTCCTGCTGTGGACCCGGGTGACCCCGGCCCCGGAGGCCGTACCCGGCTCCGGGCTCGGCCCGGACACCGAGGTGAGCTGGGTCGTCGCCAGGGACAAGGCGTTCACCGGCATCGTCGCCAAGGGCTCCGTCAAGGCGACCGCCGCCTCCGACCACACCGTGAAGGCCGACGTCCGCGGGCTGCAGCCGGCGACCGACTACTGGTTCCGGTTCTCGGCCGGCGGCACCGACTCCCCGGCGGCCCGCACCCGTACCGCCCCGGCGGCGGACGCGGCCGTGTCCGGCCTGCGCCTCGGCGTCGTCACCTGCGCCAACTGGGAGGCCGGCTACTTCGCCGCCTACCGTCACCTCGCGAACCGCAACGACCTGGACGCGTGGCTGCACCTCGGCGACTACATCTACGAGTACAAGTCCGGCGAGTACGCGGCCCGCGGCACGATCGTCCGTCCGCACGCGCCCGCCAACGAGATCATCACCCTCGCCGACTACCGGACCCGGCACGGCAAGTACAAGACCGACCCCGACCTCCAGGCCCTGCACCTGAAGGCGCCGGTCGTGGCGATCTGGGACGACCACGAGTTCGCCGACAACGCCTGGTCGGGCGGCGCGGTGAACCACACCGAGGGCGCCGAGGGCACCTGGACCGCCCGCAAGGCGGCCGCCAAGCAGGCCTACTTCGAGTGGATGCCGGTCCGGCCCGCCATCGCGGGCACCACCTACCGGCGGCTGCGGTTCGGCAAGCTCGCCGATCTGTCCCTGCTGGACCTGCGCTCCTTCCGCTCCCAGCAGGCGTCCGCCGGCAGCGGCTCGGTGGACGACCCGAACCGGACGATGACCGGCCGCGCCCAGCTCGACTGGCTGAAGGCGGGTCTGAAGGCCTCCGACACCAAGTGGCGGCTGGTCGGCAACTCGGTGATGATCGCGCCGTTCGTCATCGGCTCCCTCACCGCCGACCTGCTCAAGCCGCTCGCCAAGCTGCTCGACCTGCCGCAGGACGGCATCGGCGTCAACACCGACCAGTGGGACGGCTACACCCACGACCGCCGTGAACTCCTCGACCATTTGCGCTCGAACGCCATCGGCAACACCGTCTTCCTGACCGGTGACATCCACATGTCCTGGGCCAACGACGTGCCGGTGGACGCGGGCACCTACCCGCTGTCGCCGTCGGCGGCCACCGAGTTCGTGATCACCTCGGTGACCTCCGACAACCTCGACGACATCGTCAAGGTCCCCGAGGGCACGGTCTCCGCCGTCGCCGCGCCGCTCATCGAGGCCGCCAACCGGCACGTCCACTGGGTGGACACCGACCGGCACGGCTACGGCGTGCTGGACATCACCGCCGACCGCGCCCAGATGGACTACTACGTCCTGTCCGACCGCACCGACGCGAACGCGACGTCCAAGTGGGAGCGCTCGTACCGCACCCGCAGCGGCACGCAGAAGGTCGAGCGGACCTACGCCCCGGTGTAG
- the dnaE gene encoding DNA polymerase III subunit alpha gives MSKPPFTHLHVHTQYSLLDGAARLKDMFNACNEMGMTHIAMSDHGNLHGAYDFFHSAKKAGITPIIGIEAYVAPESRRNKRKIQWGQPHQKRDDVSGSGGYTHKTMWATNKTGLHNLFRLSSDAYAEGWLQKWPRMDKETISQWSEGIVASTGCPSGEVQTRLRLGQFDEALKAAADYQDIFGKDRYFMELMDHGIEIEHRVRDGLLEIGKKLGIPPLVTNDSHYTYAHEAGAHDALLCIQTGKNLSDPDRFKFDGTGYYLKSTDEMYAIDSSDAWQEGCANTLLVAEMVDTDGMFEKRDLMPKFDIPEGFTEVTWFKEEVRRGMERRFPGGVPEDRQKQAEYEMDVIISMGFPGYFLVVADFIMWAKNNGIAVGPGRGSAAGSIVAYAMGITDLDPIPHGLIFERFLNPERISMPDVDIDFDERRRVEVIRYVTEKYGADKVAMIGTYGTIKAKNAIKDSARVLGYPYAMGDRITKAMPADVLGKGIPLSGITDPSHPRYSEAGEVRGMYENEPDVKKVIDTARGVEGLVRQMGVHAAGVIMSSETITEHVPVWVRHTDGVTITQWDYPSCESLGLLKMDFLGLRNLTIMDDAVKMVKANKGLDIDLLSLPLDDPTTFELLQRGDTLGVFQFDGGPMRSLLRLMKPDNFEDISAVSALYRPGPMGMNSHTNYALRKNGQQEITPIHKELEEPLKEVLDVTYGLIVYQEQVQKAAQIIAGYSLGEADILRRVMGKKKPEELAKNFTIFQAGARKNDFSDEAIQALWDVLVPFAGYAFNKAHSAAYGLVSYWTAYLKANYPAEYMAALLTSVKDDKDKSAIYLNECRRMGIKVLPPNVNESVHNFAAQGDDVILFGLEAVRNVGTNVVESIIKCRKAKGKYASFPDYLDKVDAVACNKRTTESLIKAGAFDTMGHTRKGLTAQYEPMIDNVVAVKRKEAEGQFDLFGGMGEESSSEPGFGLDVQFTEDEWDKTYLLAQEREMLGLYVSDHPLFGLEHVLSDKADAGIAQLTGGEHADGAVVTIGGIISGLQRKMTKQGNAWAIATVEDLAGSIECMFFPATYQLVSTQLVEDAVVFVKGRLDKREDVPRLVAMELMVPDLSNAGTNAPVILTIPATRVTPPMVSRLGEILSHHKGDSEVRIKLQGPRKTTVLRLDRHRVKPDPALFGDLKVLLGPSCLAG, from the coding sequence GTGTCAAAGCCGCCCTTCACGCACCTGCACGTCCACACCCAGTACTCGCTGCTGGACGGTGCCGCGCGGCTCAAGGACATGTTCAATGCCTGCAATGAGATGGGCATGACGCACATCGCCATGTCCGACCACGGCAACCTCCATGGGGCGTACGACTTCTTCCACTCTGCGAAGAAGGCCGGAATCACCCCGATCATCGGGATCGAGGCGTATGTCGCCCCGGAGTCCCGGCGGAACAAGCGCAAGATCCAGTGGGGCCAGCCGCACCAGAAGCGGGACGACGTCTCCGGTTCGGGTGGTTACACCCACAAGACGATGTGGGCCACCAACAAGACCGGCCTGCACAACCTCTTCCGGCTCTCCTCCGACGCCTACGCCGAGGGCTGGCTGCAGAAGTGGCCCCGGATGGACAAGGAGACGATCTCCCAGTGGTCCGAGGGGATCGTGGCCTCCACCGGCTGCCCCTCCGGAGAGGTCCAGACCCGGCTGCGCCTGGGGCAATTCGACGAGGCCCTGAAGGCGGCCGCCGACTACCAGGACATCTTCGGCAAGGACCGCTACTTCATGGAGTTGATGGACCACGGGATCGAGATCGAGCACCGGGTCCGTGACGGCCTCCTGGAGATCGGCAAGAAGCTAGGCATCCCCCCGCTGGTCACCAACGACTCGCACTACACGTACGCGCACGAGGCGGGCGCCCACGACGCCTTGCTGTGCATCCAGACCGGCAAGAACCTCTCCGACCCGGACCGCTTCAAGTTCGACGGCACCGGCTACTACCTGAAGTCCACGGACGAGATGTACGCCATCGACTCCTCGGACGCCTGGCAGGAGGGCTGCGCCAACACGCTTCTCGTCGCCGAGATGGTGGACACCGACGGCATGTTCGAGAAGCGCGACCTCATGCCGAAGTTCGACATCCCGGAGGGCTTCACCGAGGTCACCTGGTTCAAGGAGGAGGTCCGCCGCGGCATGGAGCGCCGCTTCCCCGGCGGCGTCCCCGAAGACCGTCAGAAGCAGGCCGAGTACGAGATGGACGTCATCATCTCGATGGGCTTCCCCGGCTACTTCCTGGTGGTCGCCGACTTCATCATGTGGGCGAAGAACAACGGCATCGCCGTCGGACCCGGCCGAGGCTCCGCAGCGGGCTCGATCGTCGCCTACGCCATGGGCATCACCGACCTCGACCCGATCCCGCACGGCCTGATCTTCGAGCGGTTCCTCAACCCCGAGCGCATCTCGATGCCCGATGTCGACATCGACTTCGACGAGCGCCGGCGCGTCGAGGTGATCCGGTATGTGACGGAGAAGTACGGCGCCGACAAGGTCGCCATGATCGGCACGTACGGCACCATCAAGGCCAAGAACGCGATCAAGGACTCCGCGCGCGTGCTGGGCTATCCGTACGCGATGGGCGACCGCATCACCAAGGCCATGCCCGCCGACGTCCTCGGCAAGGGCATCCCGCTCTCCGGCATCACCGACCCCAGCCACCCCCGCTACTCGGAGGCGGGCGAGGTCCGCGGGATGTACGAGAACGAGCCGGACGTGAAGAAGGTCATCGACACCGCGCGCGGTGTGGAGGGCCTGGTCCGGCAGATGGGCGTGCACGCCGCCGGCGTGATCATGTCCAGCGAGACCATCACGGAGCACGTCCCGGTGTGGGTGAGGCACACCGACGGCGTGACGATCACGCAGTGGGACTACCCGAGCTGTGAGTCGCTCGGCCTGCTGAAGATGGACTTCCTGGGCCTGCGCAACCTCACGATCATGGACGACGCGGTCAAGATGGTGAAGGCCAACAAGGGCCTCGACATCGACCTGCTGTCCCTGCCGCTGGACGACCCCACGACCTTCGAACTGCTCCAGCGCGGCGACACCCTCGGCGTCTTCCAGTTCGACGGCGGCCCCATGCGTTCGCTGCTGCGGCTGATGAAGCCCGACAACTTCGAAGACATCTCCGCCGTGTCGGCCCTGTACCGTCCGGGCCCGATGGGCATGAACTCCCACACGAACTACGCGCTGCGCAAGAACGGGCAGCAGGAGATCACGCCGATCCACAAGGAGCTCGAAGAGCCCCTGAAGGAGGTGCTGGACGTCACCTACGGCCTGATCGTCTACCAGGAGCAGGTGCAGAAGGCCGCCCAGATCATCGCGGGCTACTCGCTCGGCGAAGCCGACATCCTCCGCCGGGTGATGGGCAAGAAGAAGCCCGAGGAACTGGCGAAGAACTTCACCATCTTCCAGGCCGGCGCCCGCAAGAACGACTTCAGCGACGAGGCCATCCAGGCCCTGTGGGACGTGCTGGTCCCGTTCGCCGGCTACGCGTTCAACAAGGCCCACTCCGCCGCGTACGGCCTGGTGTCGTACTGGACCGCGTACCTGAAGGCGAACTACCCCGCCGAGTACATGGCCGCGCTGCTGACCTCCGTCAAGGACGACAAGGACAAGTCGGCGATCTACCTCAACGAGTGCCGCCGCATGGGCATCAAGGTGCTCCCGCCGAACGTCAACGAGTCGGTGCACAACTTCGCCGCCCAGGGCGACGACGTGATTCTGTTCGGTCTCGAGGCCGTGCGTAACGTCGGCACCAACGTGGTGGAGTCGATCATCAAGTGCCGCAAGGCGAAGGGGAAGTACGCCTCCTTCCCCGACTATCTCGACAAGGTCGACGCGGTCGCGTGCAACAAGCGCACCACGGAATCGCTGATCAAGGCCGGCGCCTTCGACACCATGGGCCACACCCGCAAGGGGCTCACCGCGCAGTACGAGCCGATGATCGACAACGTGGTCGCGGTCAAGCGCAAGGAGGCCGAGGGGCAGTTCGACCTCTTCGGCGGGATGGGCGAGGAGAGCAGCAGCGAGCCGGGCTTCGGACTCGACGTGCAGTTCACCGAGGACGAGTGGGACAAGACCTATCTGCTCGCCCAGGAGCGGGAGATGCTCGGTCTGTACGTCTCCGACCACCCGCTGTTCGGCCTCGAACACGTGCTGTCCGACAAGGCGGACGCGGGTATTGCCCAGCTGACGGGCGGCGAGCACGCCGACGGCGCCGTGGTGACGATCGGCGGCATCATCTCGGGCCTCCAGCGCAAGATGACCAAGCAGGGCAACGCCTGGGCGATCGCCACCGTCGAGGACCTCGCCGGCTCCATCGAGTGCATGTTCTTCCCGGCCACCTATCAGCTGGTGTCGACCCAACTCGTCGAGGACGCCGTGGTGTTCGTCAAGGGCCGTCTCGACAAGCGCGAGGACGTGCCGCGGCTCGTCGCCATGGAGCTGATGGTCCCCGACCTGTCCAACGCGGGCACCAACGCGCCGGTGATCCTCACCATCCCGGCCACCAGGGTCACTCCGCCCATGGTCAGCCGCCTCGGCGAGATCCTCAGCCATCACAAGGGCGACAGCGAGGTCCGCATCAAGCTGCAGGGCCCGCGCAAGACCACCGTGCTGCGCCTGGACCGGCACCGGGTCAAGCCCGACCCGGCGCTCTTCGGCGACCTGAAGGTACTGCTCGGCCCGTCCTGCCTGGCCGGCTGA